A window from Vibrio cortegadensis encodes these proteins:
- the cydC gene encoding heme ABC transporter ATP-binding protein/permease CydC — MRDLLPYLKLYKKHWFGLSLGMLLGFATLFASIGLLTLSGWFISASAIAGLTIARETFNYMLPGGGVRGFAMGRTAGRWGERVVSHNATFKLLTDLRIFFFQKLAPLIPGRVSNLRDADLLNRLVADVDAMDHVYLRLISPVTIGVVGIACLTAFLCWFDITLGLTLGAILAIALILWPILFYKLGKQNGAELTQNKADLRITALDWLQGYSELTLFGAEERYRQAITLAQTKLIKNQFVNANLSGLATALLMLVNGWALVLMLWLAADGVGGNQPDPLIALMAFATMASFELLMPIAGAFQHLGQTLTSARRLNDVILAKPDVQFSEQEIKHSGHYGIHFNNVTFAYPDSDKNVLNSVELSIPAGHKVAIVGQTGSGKSTLLQLLTRYWDPQQGAISIADQALTQWSEGQLREAISVVSQRVDILNGSLRDNLIMASPDATDEQLATVLNSVGLESLNEGLGLEAWLGDGGRQLSGGEKRRIGIARALLHDAPIILLDEPTEGLDKQTEKNIMQLFKQHFANKTVLFITHRLVELDSMDSICLIEHGQIVEHGHHQSLIEQKGRYYQLCQTL; from the coding sequence ATGCGTGATTTACTCCCATATCTAAAGCTGTATAAAAAGCATTGGTTTGGTCTCTCGCTAGGTATGTTGCTTGGGTTTGCAACTCTGTTCGCCTCTATTGGCCTGCTAACCCTTTCTGGTTGGTTTATCTCCGCCTCGGCGATTGCAGGGTTAACCATCGCCAGAGAAACATTTAACTATATGCTGCCCGGCGGTGGCGTTCGTGGTTTTGCCATGGGTCGAACTGCTGGACGTTGGGGTGAGCGTGTTGTCAGCCATAACGCGACCTTCAAACTACTGACTGATCTGCGCATTTTCTTTTTTCAAAAGCTTGCACCATTAATTCCCGGCCGAGTTTCCAACCTGCGAGACGCTGACCTTCTAAACCGATTGGTTGCAGATGTTGATGCGATGGATCATGTTTATCTGCGCTTAATCAGCCCTGTTACTATTGGTGTTGTGGGCATTGCTTGTTTGACAGCATTTTTGTGCTGGTTTGATATAACTCTTGGTCTTACTTTAGGTGCAATCTTAGCTATTGCTCTTATCTTATGGCCGATATTGTTCTATAAATTAGGCAAACAGAATGGGGCGGAACTGACACAAAATAAAGCTGACCTACGTATTACCGCCTTAGATTGGTTACAAGGCTACAGTGAGTTGACTCTATTTGGAGCAGAAGAGCGCTACAGACAGGCGATCACTTTGGCTCAAACGAAGTTGATTAAAAATCAGTTTGTAAATGCGAACTTAAGTGGCCTTGCGACCGCTTTATTAATGCTAGTTAATGGTTGGGCTCTGGTTCTTATGCTTTGGCTTGCAGCGGATGGTGTCGGTGGTAATCAACCCGATCCTCTTATCGCACTGATGGCATTTGCGACTATGGCAAGTTTCGAGCTGTTAATGCCAATCGCAGGTGCATTTCAGCATTTAGGTCAAACTCTCACTTCTGCTCGTCGATTAAATGACGTTATTCTTGCAAAGCCAGATGTTCAATTTTCAGAACAAGAAATTAAGCACTCAGGACACTACGGTATTCATTTCAATAATGTCACTTTTGCGTACCCAGACAGCGACAAAAATGTCCTAAATAGTGTCGAGCTCTCCATACCTGCAGGTCACAAGGTCGCGATTGTAGGACAAACAGGTTCTGGTAAATCGACTCTGCTTCAACTGCTTACCCGTTACTGGGACCCGCAGCAAGGTGCAATCAGTATTGCTGACCAAGCGCTGACTCAATGGAGTGAAGGTCAACTGCGAGAAGCAATAAGCGTTGTAAGCCAGCGAGTTGACATACTCAACGGCAGCTTGAGAGACAACCTCATCATGGCATCACCGGATGCAACAGATGAACAATTAGCAACTGTACTTAACAGCGTGGGGCTAGAATCACTTAATGAAGGTCTAGGTTTAGAGGCTTGGTTAGGTGACGGTGGTAGACAACTTTCTGGTGGTGAAAAACGCCGTATTGGTATTGCGCGAGCACTGTTACATGATGCGCCGATCATTCTTTTGGATGAGCCAACAGAAGGGCTAGATAAACAAACTGAGAAAAACATTATGCAGCTGTTTAAGCAGCATTTTGCCAACAAAACCGTACTGTTTATTACCCACCGCCTAGTCGAACTCGATAGCATGGATTCGATATGTTTAATTGAGCATGGTCAGATCGTGGAACACGGACATCACCAGTCATTAATTGAGCAAAAAGGTCGTTATTACCAACTTTGCCAGACGCTATAG
- a CDS encoding DUF2861 family protein translates to MRIKPLGCFIFGLTLPFSSQAAWFSDTPLQHTYQAMIDGQPKLAWEELKIAVSQHSLSSQYWLPVKNEIIAQTECGKGLDDTRLLISNLKISFIRRFGLASQGYQINISTEKSHGEQNVSLLSPTGQTLISGHFSDLTEYQEFETKEILVTPSSGVYILKVDQDTYPIVASLGRNTRWLKVENALGKQTLSLSSPENIAGCPRTNANWQWFDRQYNMLGNKIPISSNNAELPTISPFPSQAHHLSAAVELIEYQGRLQISYIQRVALPFKSNLAKPTSN, encoded by the coding sequence ATGAGAATCAAACCACTAGGCTGTTTTATTTTCGGGTTAACACTTCCCTTCTCGTCTCAAGCGGCGTGGTTCAGTGATACCCCATTACAGCATACTTACCAAGCGATGATTGATGGACAGCCTAAACTGGCATGGGAAGAGTTAAAAATAGCCGTTAGCCAACATTCACTCAGCAGCCAATATTGGTTACCAGTAAAAAATGAGATTATCGCTCAAACTGAGTGCGGTAAAGGTTTGGATGATACTCGCTTACTAATTTCAAACCTTAAAATCAGTTTCATCCGCCGCTTTGGTTTGGCTTCACAAGGCTATCAGATCAATATATCGACAGAAAAAAGTCACGGAGAACAAAACGTTTCCCTACTATCTCCTACTGGACAAACCTTAATTAGCGGGCATTTTTCAGATCTAACAGAGTATCAAGAGTTCGAAACAAAGGAGATACTGGTAACACCATCATCTGGTGTCTATATCCTAAAGGTAGACCAAGACACTTATCCTATCGTCGCTTCCCTTGGTCGCAATACTCGTTGGCTTAAAGTCGAAAATGCACTCGGAAAACAGACACTCTCTTTATCCTCTCCTGAGAATATAGCGGGCTGCCCGAGAACAAACGCAAATTGGCAATGGTTTGACAGGCAGTACAACATGCTTGGAAACAAAATCCCGATCAGCAGTAATAATGCAGAACTACCAACAATAAGCCCCTTTCCATCTCAAGCTCATCATTTAAGTGCCGCAGTGGAGCTCATCGAATATCAAGGTCGATTACAAATCTCATATATCCAGAGAGTTGCACTTCCGTTTAAGAGTAATCTGGCGAAACCGACATCAAACTAG
- the cydD gene encoding heme ABC transporter permease/ATP-binding protein CydD encodes MDKKKQRDLNKWLKQQSKLAKRWLMIAVGLGVVSSVFLLAQAALLASILQQLIIDHTDKYELLPHFAGLALMIALRAACSWGREIAGFKCGEEIRVYIRQLILDKLRELGPAYIKGKPAGTWATLLLEQVEDMQDFFARYLPQMSLSVLIPFVILIVVFPVNWAAGLIFLITAPLVPLFMALVGMKAADANRKNFKALQRLSGHFYDRLQSMTTIRLFNRTHAETEVLKGASEVFRTRTMDVLKIAFLSSAVLEFFTSISIAITAVYFGFSYIGELNFGHYGAGVTLFAGLFILILAPEFYQPLRDLGTFYHAKAQAVGAAESIVEFLETDITKIQSGNTLLAQPEKIEIVAHDLKVVSPEGIQLVGPISFTLASNQSAALVGPSGAGKTSLINAILGFMPYEGSLKVNGVEMKELDLTHWRKQISWIGQNPLLLHGTIRDNVTLGKHNISDSDVHAVIENAFAAEFVNQHGLDYPISDRSGGLSVGQAQRIALARAMLQNGSFWLLDEPTASLDARSEQLVMQGIEKYTESTTSLMVTHQLEPLRSVNQILVMQKGQVVQSGSYQELQQQDGLFAEMLSANLAQHNDKGNLDA; translated from the coding sequence ATGGATAAGAAAAAGCAACGCGACTTGAATAAGTGGCTCAAGCAACAGAGTAAGTTAGCCAAACGCTGGCTTATGATTGCCGTGGGCCTTGGCGTAGTATCAAGCGTGTTTTTATTGGCTCAAGCCGCTCTACTCGCCTCCATACTTCAACAACTGATTATCGACCACACAGATAAATATGAGTTACTGCCTCACTTTGCAGGGTTAGCGCTGATGATAGCGCTGCGTGCTGCTTGTTCTTGGGGACGAGAAATTGCCGGGTTTAAATGTGGAGAAGAGATCCGCGTTTATATCAGGCAGCTCATACTCGATAAACTCAGGGAACTTGGACCAGCCTATATTAAAGGAAAGCCAGCGGGAACGTGGGCAACACTGCTGCTGGAACAAGTTGAAGATATGCAAGATTTCTTCGCCCGCTATTTGCCGCAAATGTCGCTCTCGGTGCTCATCCCGTTCGTGATCTTAATTGTCGTGTTCCCTGTTAACTGGGCAGCAGGATTAATTTTTCTGATTACTGCCCCATTGGTGCCTCTTTTCATGGCATTAGTTGGAATGAAAGCAGCCGATGCAAACCGTAAGAATTTTAAAGCCTTGCAACGTCTGTCTGGTCATTTCTATGACCGATTACAATCGATGACGACGATTCGTCTGTTCAACCGGACTCATGCAGAAACTGAAGTTCTTAAAGGGGCATCTGAAGTATTCCGTACTCGTACAATGGACGTTTTGAAGATTGCATTCTTATCTTCTGCCGTTCTAGAGTTTTTCACTTCTATCTCGATTGCTATTACTGCCGTCTACTTTGGCTTTAGCTACATTGGTGAATTGAATTTCGGCCATTATGGTGCAGGCGTTACCCTATTCGCTGGCTTATTTATCCTGATCCTTGCGCCTGAATTTTACCAACCACTACGCGACCTAGGCACGTTTTATCACGCCAAAGCACAAGCAGTTGGTGCGGCTGAAAGTATTGTTGAGTTCCTAGAAACAGATATTACGAAGATCCAATCAGGTAATACCCTACTCGCTCAACCAGAGAAAATAGAGATTGTTGCTCACGATCTAAAAGTGGTTAGCCCGGAAGGCATTCAACTGGTCGGCCCGATATCCTTCACTCTTGCATCTAACCAATCCGCCGCGCTGGTCGGCCCAAGTGGTGCGGGTAAAACGAGTTTGATCAATGCGATTCTCGGTTTCATGCCTTATGAAGGTAGCCTGAAAGTGAATGGCGTTGAAATGAAAGAACTCGACCTAACCCATTGGCGCAAACAGATTAGTTGGATTGGACAGAACCCATTGTTACTCCACGGGACAATTCGTGACAACGTAACCCTAGGTAAGCATAATATCTCTGACTCAGACGTTCATGCCGTGATTGAAAATGCCTTCGCTGCCGAATTTGTCAATCAACATGGTTTAGATTACCCAATATCCGATCGTTCAGGTGGGTTATCGGTAGGACAAGCCCAGCGGATCGCCTTAGCAAGAGCAATGCTACAAAATGGATCATTCTGGTTACTGGATGAACCTACTGCGAGTTTAGATGCTCGTAGTGAGCAGTTAGTGATGCAGGGTATAGAGAAATACACGGAATCGACCACATCTCTCATGGTTACTCACCAGTTAGAACCTTTGCGCAGCGTTAATCAGATTCTAGTGATGCAAAAAGGTCAAGTTGTTCAATCTGGCAGCTATCAAGAACTGCAACAACAAGACGGACTGTTTGCCGAGATGCTAAGTGCAAACCTCGCTCAACATAATGATAAGGGGAATTTAGATGCGTGA
- a CDS encoding tRNA-binding protein, producing the protein MTPAPIKELITFDDFAKLDIRVGTITQVSEVEKSDKLMKLTVDFGDHTRSILSGIKQERENPQEIEGKQALFVVNLPERKMAGELSQGMLFDIGYEDKINPCLAMPEREVPNGSRAG; encoded by the coding sequence ATGACTCCAGCACCAATCAAAGAACTGATTACATTTGATGATTTCGCGAAATTGGATATTAGAGTAGGAACCATTACTCAAGTATCTGAGGTGGAAAAATCAGACAAACTAATGAAGCTTACCGTTGATTTCGGTGATCATACACGTTCTATACTTTCTGGTATTAAACAGGAAAGAGAAAATCCTCAAGAGATTGAAGGTAAACAGGCTCTGTTCGTTGTTAACCTTCCTGAACGGAAAATGGCGGGAGAGCTATCACAGGGCATGCTATTTGATATCGGTTATGAAGATAAAATTAACCCTTGTTTGGCCATGCCTGAGCGTGAAGTGCCCAATGGTAGCCGTGCTGGTTAG
- a CDS encoding putative signal transducing protein: protein MIVVARFSFPHEAQIARASLEASGIESYIADEHTVNTQWLYSNAIGGVRLLVDEKSVDEARSILNTDFSDAVDNSSEVERSADACTQCGSHDLVPYTKGKRPAFLVFILLGFPLFFYKHGYRCQNCGEFIEKL, encoded by the coding sequence ATGATAGTCGTTGCACGTTTTTCATTTCCCCATGAGGCTCAAATCGCAAGAGCCAGCCTCGAAGCTTCAGGTATTGAGAGCTACATAGCCGATGAGCACACTGTCAATACGCAGTGGTTGTATTCAAATGCTATTGGTGGTGTTCGATTGTTGGTGGATGAAAAGAGTGTTGATGAAGCGAGGAGCATTTTAAATACCGATTTCTCTGACGCCGTCGATAACTCATCTGAAGTCGAAAGAAGTGCGGACGCTTGTACACAGTGTGGCAGCCATGACTTAGTTCCATATACCAAAGGCAAAAGACCCGCTTTTTTGGTCTTTATTTTGTTAGGTTTCCCACTGTTCTTCTATAAGCATGGCTATCGATGCCAAAACTGTGGTGAGTTCATAGAAAAGTTATAA
- a CDS encoding sugar O-acetyltransferase translates to MSELEKMIAGEMYDPSDETLSQMRAHARKVIGEYNATNQDQKAEREALLKTLFGNTGSEINIEPHFNCDYGKNIHVGENFYVNFGCVILDCAEVNIGDNCMIGPQVGIYTACHPIDPLERISGKEFAKPITIGHNCWIGGHATINPGVTLGDNVVVASGAVVTKSFASNVVIGGNPARVLKDIKLKK, encoded by the coding sequence ATGAGCGAATTAGAGAAGATGATAGCGGGTGAGATGTATGACCCAAGTGATGAAACACTGTCACAGATGCGCGCTCATGCAAGAAAAGTGATTGGCGAATATAATGCGACCAATCAAGACCAAAAAGCAGAAAGAGAGGCACTGCTTAAAACGCTATTTGGAAATACGGGTAGTGAGATTAATATTGAACCACATTTCAATTGTGACTATGGAAAAAACATCCATGTCGGCGAAAACTTTTATGTGAACTTTGGCTGCGTGATCCTTGATTGTGCGGAAGTTAACATTGGTGACAACTGCATGATTGGTCCTCAGGTTGGTATTTATACGGCTTGCCATCCAATTGATCCGCTAGAGCGAATAAGCGGTAAAGAGTTTGCAAAGCCAATCACCATTGGACATAACTGCTGGATCGGTGGCCATGCGACGATTAACCCGGGCGTCACATTAGGGGATAATGTTGTCGTTGCTTCAGGTGCTGTAGTGACAAAAAGCTTTGCAAGTAATGTCGTTATTGGTGGGAACCCTGCGCGAGTATTGAAAGATATCAAATTGAAGAAATGA
- the trxB gene encoding thioredoxin-disulfide reductase has protein sequence MSDVKHCNLLILGSGPAGYTAAVYAARANLQPVMITGMQQGGQLTTTTEVENWPGDPEGLTGPALMERMKEHAERFETEIVFDHINEVDLSSRPYRLKGDSAEYTCDALIISTGASAKYLGLESEEAFKGRGVSACATCDGFFYRNQKVAVVGGGNTAVEEALYLSNIASEVHLIHRRDTFRAEKILIKRLMDKVESGNIILHTDRVLEEVLGDDMGVTGVRVKDTQSDATQDIDVMGAFIAIGHQPNTAIFKGQLEMKDDYIIVNSGLNGNATQTSIEGVFAAGDVMDHNYRQAITSAGTGCMAALDAERFLDGLNDK, from the coding sequence ATGAGCGACGTAAAGCATTGTAATTTATTAATTCTTGGTTCAGGCCCTGCTGGCTATACGGCAGCGGTTTATGCGGCACGTGCAAACCTGCAACCAGTGATGATCACGGGCATGCAGCAAGGTGGCCAACTAACAACCACAACAGAAGTTGAAAACTGGCCTGGCGATCCTGAAGGACTAACCGGCCCTGCGCTAATGGAACGCATGAAAGAGCACGCTGAGCGCTTCGAAACTGAAATTGTGTTTGATCACATCAACGAAGTCGATCTGAGTTCTCGCCCTTACCGTCTTAAAGGCGATTCAGCAGAATATACCTGTGATGCGCTAATTATTTCGACTGGGGCTTCTGCTAAATATTTAGGTTTAGAATCTGAAGAAGCATTCAAAGGTCGTGGCGTTTCCGCTTGTGCAACTTGTGATGGTTTCTTCTACCGCAACCAAAAAGTCGCGGTTGTCGGTGGTGGTAACACGGCCGTTGAAGAGGCACTTTACCTCTCTAATATTGCGTCTGAAGTTCACCTTATTCACCGCCGCGATACTTTCCGCGCTGAAAAAATCCTGATTAAGCGCTTAATGGATAAAGTAGAAAGCGGTAACATCATTCTTCATACCGACCGTGTGCTTGAAGAAGTTCTCGGTGATGATATGGGTGTGACTGGCGTACGCGTGAAAGATACTCAATCTGACGCGACTCAAGATATTGATGTAATGGGCGCGTTTATTGCCATAGGCCACCAGCCAAACACCGCTATTTTCAAAGGCCAATTAGAGATGAAAGATGACTACATCATCGTGAACTCAGGTCTGAATGGAAATGCGACCCAAACCAGTATTGAAGGTGTTTTTGCTGCCGGTGATGTTATGGATCATAACTACCGCCAAGCGATCACTTCAGCCGGAACGGGTTGCATGGCGGCACTAGATGCAGAGCGATTCCTTGACGGATTAAATGATAAATAA
- a CDS encoding VOC family protein, translating into MKQAIVHIALVVNDYDEAIDFYVNKLKFELIEDTYQPEQDKRWVVVSPPGSNGVTLLLAKASKPEQHDFIGNQSGGRVFLFLSTDDFWRDYKRMVEDGIEFVRPPVEQDYGTVAVFKDLYGNQWDLLQLSDSHPMAKRMG; encoded by the coding sequence ATGAAACAAGCCATTGTACATATTGCTCTGGTGGTTAACGATTACGATGAAGCGATCGACTTTTACGTGAACAAACTCAAGTTCGAGCTGATTGAAGATACCTATCAACCTGAACAAGATAAGCGTTGGGTTGTCGTTTCTCCTCCTGGTTCAAATGGCGTTACACTATTGTTAGCAAAAGCGTCAAAGCCTGAACAGCACGATTTTATTGGTAATCAATCTGGCGGGCGAGTTTTCCTCTTTCTAAGCACAGATGATTTTTGGCGTGATTATAAAAGAATGGTGGAAGATGGCATTGAATTTGTTCGTCCGCCAGTTGAGCAAGATTACGGCACCGTTGCCGTTTTTAAAGATCTCTATGGAAACCAATGGGATCTACTGCAACTCAGCGATTCTCATCCAATGGCAAAAAGAATGGGTTAA
- a CDS encoding glycoside hydrolase, which produces MLFKNRNHILTLALLLFSVGANAAGVTLQSQSNQISIDPQNFSIKWNDSIVNTSALKVNDLPQKMTEIQSKSANSASWTLQPSRIQVKTQLKNDALIVNFIAPSHPTIERNSPLILKWFDLAESQSDTLFLPFSEGMRIPINNKVWATYLQNNYSGSNTTQELKMPFWTVQQKDTYISYQLVEATNNQLDFSSTKNRIDMTATHSFTALNQSRSFTLRITLGDNWLDGAKSYRQWRIGHDLADPLVQKIQRNANVEKLIGASQVYLFGVHPLSTLDVTDWWGLKDWYFQRSNLNVTNEAQVELSTLSKNKDWFSQYHKQLLIDSISTSLRNKFNVPNPTLADNTIAAQYKAAQQRVDWLKNNASEFLTPPDTWGQALSTTMLNNLRKAGLEKLWLGFDNWMPAFYQPNVIDAAKRFGYLVATYDSYNTAIPSGLNDGWLTARLPEPMRKACAIELADGKKKKGFRGNGYYLNPNCHLNYVKQRVLDIVKYGHFNSLFIDVDATAMAREDYSNNSSESDMLTAFNKRMDWISNQDQIVLGSEDGNSLTTSGIAFAHGLESVGFGWMDNDMKKNRQSPYFLGRWYPDHKPEFFFKPAKVKEPYKSLLFAPQFRIPLYQTVFHDEVVNSHHWHSGSLKFTDVKAYRDLTAMLYNTPAMVHLTRDEAVSSLSPRIVALKHYQDGFKPIHEHLWDNKLIGFTWLNKSGTVQQTTFDDGSTIIANFSSEIFGDKDTRVRPFSIRAKLSSGKVVLWQSKYL; this is translated from the coding sequence ATGTTATTCAAAAATAGAAACCATATCCTCACTTTAGCCTTGCTCTTATTTTCCGTAGGGGCAAATGCAGCGGGTGTGACACTGCAGTCTCAAAGCAATCAAATCAGTATTGACCCACAAAATTTTTCGATTAAATGGAATGATTCCATCGTTAATACATCGGCACTGAAAGTTAACGATCTGCCTCAAAAAATGACCGAAATCCAGTCTAAGTCCGCCAATAGCGCGAGTTGGACACTGCAACCAAGCCGTATTCAAGTAAAAACTCAACTCAAGAATGATGCACTCATCGTTAATTTCATCGCCCCTTCTCATCCAACAATTGAACGGAATTCACCTCTGATACTTAAGTGGTTTGATCTTGCCGAATCACAAAGCGACACTTTATTCCTACCATTCAGTGAAGGCATGCGAATTCCTATTAACAACAAAGTCTGGGCGACCTATTTACAGAATAATTACTCCGGTTCCAATACGACCCAAGAACTTAAAATGCCATTTTGGACAGTTCAGCAAAAAGATACTTACATAAGCTATCAACTGGTTGAAGCCACCAATAATCAACTCGATTTCTCAAGTACAAAAAACCGCATTGATATGACTGCGACCCACAGTTTCACTGCGTTGAATCAATCGCGTTCTTTTACTTTGCGTATTACCCTTGGAGATAACTGGCTTGATGGTGCGAAAAGTTATCGTCAGTGGCGAATTGGTCATGATCTTGCGGATCCTCTGGTTCAAAAAATCCAGCGTAATGCTAATGTCGAAAAACTCATTGGAGCAAGTCAGGTTTACCTGTTTGGAGTACATCCGCTGAGCACTTTGGATGTCACAGACTGGTGGGGATTAAAAGATTGGTATTTTCAGCGTTCTAATCTCAACGTCACCAATGAAGCTCAAGTAGAACTCAGCACACTATCCAAAAATAAAGACTGGTTTAGTCAATATCACAAACAGTTACTGATTGATTCAATTAGCACATCGTTACGCAATAAATTTAATGTGCCGAATCCAACTCTTGCAGATAACACCATTGCCGCTCAGTACAAGGCTGCGCAGCAAAGAGTGGATTGGCTTAAGAACAACGCCTCTGAATTTCTAACGCCTCCAGATACTTGGGGACAAGCACTCTCGACTACTATGCTCAATAACTTAAGGAAAGCTGGTTTAGAAAAGCTTTGGTTAGGGTTTGATAATTGGATGCCCGCTTTTTACCAACCTAATGTTATTGATGCTGCAAAACGCTTCGGCTATTTGGTCGCGACTTACGATTCATACAATACAGCAATACCAAGCGGCCTTAATGACGGTTGGTTAACGGCCAGATTGCCAGAGCCGATGAGAAAAGCATGCGCGATTGAATTAGCAGACGGCAAAAAGAAAAAAGGGTTTAGAGGCAATGGCTATTACCTGAATCCAAACTGTCACTTGAACTACGTAAAGCAGCGTGTGCTCGATATCGTAAAATACGGACATTTTAACAGTCTATTTATTGATGTAGATGCCACCGCAATGGCAAGGGAAGATTACAGTAATAATAGCAGTGAATCGGACATGCTTACTGCGTTCAACAAAAGAATGGATTGGATATCAAACCAAGATCAAATCGTTTTAGGATCCGAAGATGGCAACAGCCTAACAACCAGTGGCATCGCCTTTGCGCATGGACTTGAATCTGTCGGTTTTGGGTGGATGGATAATGATATGAAGAAAAACCGTCAATCCCCCTATTTTTTAGGGCGCTGGTATCCCGACCATAAACCCGAATTTTTCTTTAAACCAGCCAAGGTGAAAGAGCCATACAAGTCGCTTCTGTTTGCACCTCAATTCAGGATTCCTCTGTATCAAACAGTTTTTCATGATGAAGTTGTGAATAGCCACCATTGGCACTCAGGTAGCTTAAAATTTACGGATGTAAAAGCGTACCGGGACTTAACTGCAATGCTTTATAACACGCCAGCTATGGTGCATCTTACTAGAGATGAAGCAGTTTCAAGCTTAAGCCCTAGAATCGTCGCGCTAAAGCATTATCAAGATGGGTTTAAACCGATTCATGAACACCTTTGGGATAACAAACTCATCGGTTTCACTTGGCTTAATAAGAGCGGTACAGTCCAACAAACCACGTTCGATGATGGAAGTACAATAATCGCTAACTTCTCAAGCGAAATTTTTGGAGATAAGGATACGCGAGTCCGACCGTTCTCAATTAGAGCAAAATTAAGCAGCGGGAAAGTCGTTTTGTGGCAATCTAAATATCTATAA
- a CDS encoding response regulator transcription factor, translating to MNTILLIEDDELLGQGLVNLFKSNGYGCLWAKQSSGVEALWFRADLIILDRQLSDGDSLQHLSNWLLLKALPVIILTAKVDVEQRVEGLMAGAKDYMTKPFSNEELMARVISQLRPLGTCQLYYSNIELQLAERIALYNETPVTLKPKEFQLLVLFIQNQGRVFHRDELLNKIWGYQAFPSTRTVDNHILRLRQKLPTLNIETHRGVGYRLLEVEK from the coding sequence ATGAATACCATTCTACTGATTGAAGATGATGAACTCCTAGGGCAAGGTCTGGTCAACTTATTCAAATCCAATGGGTATGGTTGTCTCTGGGCTAAACAATCGAGTGGCGTAGAGGCTTTATGGTTTCGCGCCGATCTCATCATTCTTGATCGACAATTAAGTGATGGTGATAGCCTGCAACATCTCTCAAATTGGCTATTACTTAAAGCGTTACCGGTGATTATTTTGACCGCAAAAGTGGATGTCGAACAACGAGTAGAAGGGCTAATGGCAGGCGCGAAAGATTACATGACGAAACCTTTCTCAAACGAAGAGTTAATGGCAAGAGTCATTTCTCAACTCCGCCCACTTGGCACTTGTCAGCTTTATTACTCGAATATCGAACTGCAACTCGCTGAGCGTATTGCGCTCTATAATGAAACACCAGTGACACTGAAACCGAAAGAGTTTCAATTACTTGTTCTCTTCATTCAAAATCAAGGACGTGTTTTTCACCGCGATGAACTGTTAAATAAAATTTGGGGCTACCAAGCGTTCCCAAGTACTCGAACGGTTGATAACCATATTCTTCGACTGCGCCAAAAACTACCAACATTAAACATTGAGACTCATCGTGGTGTGGGTTACCGCTTACTTGAGGTAGAAAAATGA